A stretch of Arachis hypogaea cultivar Tifrunner chromosome 15, arahy.Tifrunner.gnm2.J5K5, whole genome shotgun sequence DNA encodes these proteins:
- the LOC112751558 gene encoding TMV resistance protein N, with protein MAGWAFDVFLSFRGQDIRQNFIGHLYEALRSKGFHIFLDEEKLESGQDIPGSLIRAIEESRIAILLFSDNYATSSFCLNELVKIMECAKAEVQMVLPVFYDVDPSHVRHLRGSYGEALVKHEERFKSDNNGILKEVDMEKLEKWKMALKQAANLSGKHFKIGGDDTECKLIEKIVNTVSKCICRGYLHVAYHPVGLESQVLKVNSHLDVGSVDVHMLGIYGIGGIGKTTLARAVYNSIAESFEGVCFLGMVREKSMTHGLEHLQEIMLSKLLGEDIKLGDVSEGVSMIERRFNRKKVLLVVDDVDNMKQLEAIVGNPRWFSSGSRIIITTRNKGLLASYGVERTYQVEELNEKEALNLLRFNAFKNDEVDPSYADILNSTVTYASGLPLALEVIGSNLFGRSLEEWQSALEQYERIPIKEIQKILKVSFDDLEDDEKNLFLDIACFFNGDRLQYVEEILRAHHGFCPKNGIRVLVDKSLIKIDDDKVTIHDLIQDMGREIVRQESEELGKRSRMWFFEDIKHVLEQNEGSNKIGIIKLTLPKLDEKVNWDGNAFKKMDNLRTLIINEGGFLEGPKHLPNSLKVLKWAKYPSEFLPSHFCPKELVLFQLPYSCVSSVNMLQMQERFMNLRDLDFNNCKFIKQIPDVSVAPNLEKLSFRLCVNVTEVHPSVGLLGKLRKLDACHCSALRSFPALLLPSLEYLDFSWCSNLENFPDIKGKMENLIKLELCHTHIKAFPFSIRFLTKLQTLEMRFSGIVKLPSSMLELTELQKISIYKCDGLLLYTQDEGEGEGEEQVSSAILSIQHNFEFIHCNISDEFLQIGIPLFTNVNKLNLSWNTFTILPACIKGCSILKELILDHCEKLREIQGIPPNIEIFSAKHCGSLKVLDLTLIPTTTSTKECHFLKEIFLNACMDLRKIRGIPPSIEVLHAPKCTSLTSSLQNQDLHKGGSREFWLPMLGILEWFNHSCHGSSISFWFRNKFPAISVCVINEHTCKSFRPKLIINNHEVHEFSEFSLDTDHLSILVLGKLLTKFKVEVDDVLSKNGWNHVVFFSNPKLQKDQMSLLTRADITVQIGLHVFQRSSMEDIRFTDPKKDHRRWMDTGHSPKQFMKPNSRIARRDSHRAKIQLMQQKQNLAPSEGRGTSTTTANQNLNFDLDASVANQINSTTIVQASQDHQLPMAPGESCQTPDILEPPSIQAPSPTSSSSSELSGPEIYTETEFNEFDDPLSRNQDHPVQENIEMEAFYVSLEAKARVLSSFWGDKHANNTATNEETKKALMTVQDFISQGASILLRPEQGKVMKANLDYLSNLTTDDGISEGMKTLISEASWLFNHWSRDYTEACMKIEFTNSELQRAYELEAGMEDNKNQFWEVVGLENELKDQINAIKAYLATCESEKDVAVQRKREIFEEGKTLKSQIDRLKEKMPQLQHEQGLAKIIREKISSEWSNLGEKFKTTVDQSFLTYD; from the exons ATGGCTGGATGGGCTTTCGATGTGTTCCTCAGTTTTAGGGGCCAAGATATTCGCCAAAACTTTATTGGCCATCTCTACGAGGCTCTTCGTTCCAAGGGTTTCCATATATTCCTTGACGAGGAGAAACTCGAGAGTGGCCAAGATATACCCGGGTCGCTCATCAGGGCGATCGAGGAGTCGAGAATTGCTATCTTGCTGTTCTCTGACAACTATGCAACTTCATCTTTTTGCTTAAATGAACTTGTCAAGATCATGGAGTGCGCTAAGGCTGAGGTCCAGATGGTTTTACCGGTTTTTTATGACGTAGATCCTTCTCATGTGAGACATCTGAGAGGAAGCTATGGAGAAGCATTGGTTAAGCATGAGGAAAGGTTCAAAAGTGACAATAATGGAATCTTAAAGGAAGTAGACATGGAGAAGTTGGAGAAATGGAAGATGGCTCTAAAGCAAGCGGCCAATTTGAGTGGAAAGCACTTCAAAATTGG GGGTGACGATACTGAATGTAAGCTTATTGAGAAGATTGTTAATACGGTCTCTAAATGTATTTGCCGTGGATATTTACATGTTGCATATCACCCTGTTGGACTGGAGTCTCAAGTTCTAAAAGTAAACTCTCATTTGGATGTTGGATCTGTTGATGTTCACATGTTAGGAATTTATGGAATTGGTGGTATAGGTAAAACAACTCTTGCTCGTGCAGTTTATAATTCCATTGCTGAATCATTCGAAGGTGTATGTTTCCTTGGTATGGTGCGAGAAAAATCAATGACACACGGCTTAGAACATCTACAAGAGATAATGCTTTCTAAATTACTTGGAGAGGATATTAAGTTAGGAGATGTCAGTGAAGGAGTCTCAATGATAGAGCGTAGGTTCAACAGAAAGAAAGTTCTATTAGTTGTTGATGATGTTGACAACATGAAGCAATTAGAAGCCATTGTTGGAAATCCTAGGTGGTTTAGTTCTGGCAGTAGAATCATTATTACAACTAGAAACAAAGGTTTATTAGCAAGTTATGGGGTTGAAAGAACATATCAAGTGGAGGAGTTAAATGAAAAAGAAGCTCTTAATCTGCTTAGATTCAATGCTTTTAAAAATGATGAAGTGGATCCAAGTTATGCAGACATTTTGAACTCTACAGTCACTTATGCTTCTGGCCTTCCATTGGCTTTAGAAGTAATTGGTTCTAACTTGTTTGGTAGAAGTCTAGAAGAATGGCAATCAGCTTTAGAACAATATGAAAGAATTCCCATCAAAGAGATCCAAAAAATACTTAAAGTAAGCTTTGATGATTTGGAGGATGATGAGAAGAACCTGTTTCTTGACATTGCTTGTTTCTTTAATGGAGATAGATTACAATATGTTGAAGAAATACTTCGTGCTCATCATGGTTTTTGCCCCAAAAATGGAATCCGAGTGTTGGTTGATAAATCTCTAATAAAGATTGATGATGATAAAGTGACGATACATGATTTGATACAAGACATGGGCAGAGAAATTGTCCGACAAGAATCAGAAGAACTTGGAAAACGTAGTAGGATGTGGTTTTTCGAGGATATTAAGCATGTTTTAGAACAAAATGAG GGAAGTAATAAAATTGGAATCATAAAGCTTACACTCCCCAAACTTGATGAAAAAGTTAACTGGGACGGCAATGCTTTCAAGAAGATGGATAATCTCAGAACACTTATCATCAATGAAGGTGGCTTTTTGGAAGGTCCCAAACATCTTCCAAATAGTTTAAAGGTGTTGAAATGGGCAAAATATCCTTCAGAATTTTTGCCATCTCATTTTTGTCCAAAAGAACTTGTCTTATTCCAGTTACCTTATAGTTGTGTATCCTCAGTCAACATGCTCCAGATGCAAGAG AGGTTCATGAATTTGAGAGATTTAGATTTTAATAACTGTAAGTTCATAAAACAGATACCTGATGTATCTGTGGCCCCAAATTTAGAAAAATTGTCGTTTCGCTTATGCGTGAATGTAACTGAAGTTCACCCTTCTGTTGGATTGTTGGGTAAACTTAGAAAGTTGGATGCTTGCCACTGCTCGGCGCTTCGGAGTTTTCCTGCACTTTTGTTACCATCTCTTGAATATCTTGATTTTTCATGGTGCTCAAATCTTGAGAATTTTCCGGATATAAAGGGAAAGATGGAAAATTTAATAAAGCTTGAGTTGTGCCATACTCACATAAAAGCATTTCCATTCTCAATTCGATTTCTTACTAAGCTTCAAACACTAGAAATGCGGTTTTCTGGAATTGTTAAGTTACCTAGTAGCATGTTAGAGCTAACAGAACTTCAGAAAATTAGCATTTACAAATGTGATGGGTTGCTATTATATACACAAGatgaaggggaaggggaaggggaagaacAAGTGAGTTCAGCAATACTGTCAATTCAGCACAACTTTGAGTTCATTCACTGCAATATATCAGATGAGTTCCTTCAAATTGGTATCCCTTTGTTTACCAATGTGAATAAGTTAAACTTATCATGGAATACTTTCACAATTCTACCTGCATGCATCAAGGGATGTTCCATTTTAAAGGAACTTATTTTGGATCATTGTGAGAAACTTAGAGAGATACAAGGGATTCCACCAAACATAGAAATATTCTCTGCAAAACATTGTGGATCCTTGAAAGTCCTGGACCTCACACTTATTCCTACAACTACAAGCACCAAAGAATGTCACTTTTTGAAGGAAATCTTTCTGAATGCTTGCATGGATCTTCGGAAAATTAGAGGGATTCCACCAAGCATAGAAGTTTTGCATGCACCAAAATGTACATCCTTGACTTCGTCGTTGCAAAATCAG GATTTGCACAAGGGAGGAAGCAGGGAGTTTTGGTTACCAATGCTTGGGATTCTAGAATGGTTCAACCACTCTTGTCATGGATCATCAATTTCTTTCTGGTTTCGTAACAAGTTCCCCGCCATATCTGTGTGTGTCATTAATGAACATACTTGTAAATCATTTCGCCCGAAATTGATCATCAACAACCATGAAGTGCACGAGTTCTCCGAATTCAGTCTAGATACTGATCATTTATCAATTCTAGTTCTGGGTAAACTACTAACAAAATTCAAAGTTGAGGTGGATGATGTGCTTTCAAAAAATGGATGGAACCATGTGGTGTTTTTCAGCAATCCCAAATTACAAAAAGATCAGATGTCATTGCTAACCAGGGCTGATATTACAGTCCAAATTGGACTCCATGTATTTCAACGAAGTAGTATGGAGGATATTCGATTCACTGATCCAAAAAAGGATCATAGAAGATGGATGGACACCGGACATTCTCCAAAACAGTTTATGAAGCCAAATTCTAGAATTGCGCGTCGAGACTCACACAGAGCTAAGATACAGTTAATGCAGCAGAAACAAAATTTGGCTCCATCGGAGGGACGAGGCACAAGCACAACAACAGCCAAccagaatttgaattttgacctGGACGCATCTGTAGCAAACCAGATAAATAGCACCACCATTGTTCAAG CATCCCAAGATCATCAGCTACCAATGGCTCCAGGAGAATCATGCCAAACACCAGATATTTTAGAGCCCCCATCTATTCAGGCCCCAAGTCCTACTTCTTCATCAAGTAGTGAACTTAGTGGACCAGAAATATACACAGAAACTGAATTCAATGAGTTTGATGATCCCCTAAGTAGAAATCAAGACCATCCAGTTCAAGAAAACATAGAAATGGAAGCATTTTATGTTTCTCTTGAAGCCAAAGCACGTGTTCTTTCAAGTTTTTGGGGTGATAAACATGCGAATAACACTGCTACAAATGAAGAGaccaagaaagcattgatgacAGTACAAGATTTCATCTCCCAAGGTGCTTCAATCTTGTTGCGTCCTGAACAAGGCAAAGTCATGAAGGCCAACTTAGATTACCTCTCTAATTTGACCACAGATGATGGAATCTCGGAAGGAATGAAAACATTGATATCTGAAGCTTCATGGTTGTTCAATCACTGGAGCAGGGACTACACTGAAGCATGCATGAAAATTGAGTTCACAAATTCTGAATTGCAGAGAGCTTATGAATTAGAAGCAGGTATGGAAGATAACAAGAACCAATTTTGGGAAGTTGTGGGATTGGAAAATGAGCTCAAGGACCAAATCAATGCCATTAAGGCTTATTTGGCTACTTGTGAATCAGAAAAGGATGTGGCTGttcagagaaagagagagatatttGAAGAAGGAAAGACACTTAAATCTCAAATAGACAGGTTGAAGGAAAAAATGCCACAACTTCAGCATGAACAGGGGTTAGCAAAGATAATTAGAGAAAAAATCTCATCTGAATGGTCAAACTTAGGAGAAAAATTTAAGACTACTGTTGACCAGAGCTTTTTAACGTATGATTGA